A genomic window from Cardiocondyla obscurior isolate alpha-2009 linkage group LG02, Cobs3.1, whole genome shotgun sequence includes:
- the LOC139109970 gene encoding uncharacterized protein has protein sequence MCDILEHWPILKHPKGYELIEIDYSFLKVSCVEEVNEERWFSFYTNLLNVCPVKSDDDLAVSYKKLLSLDNITNGKKDLLSVANRYRRAAILSLYSYVIFIFLFQLPADTVVIQERRKKVIKDLGLTLQPFIIVVGPQISDIDSAYVCVDKILYKVPSVLTALNICFKTFHVFNAIYPPESEHLWLLLQRILFMFSTKWDKMAPYVMEIITDMSNTDKENSV, from the exons ATGTGCGACATTTTGGAACATTGGCCGATTTTAAAGCATCCAAAGGGATATGAACTTATCGAAATCGATTACAGTTTTTTGAAAGTTTCATGTGTAGAAGAGGTCAACGAAGAAAGAtggttttctttttacacAAATTTGTTGAATGTTTGCCCGGTCAAAAGTGACGACGATCTCGCTGTATCATACAAAAAATTACTCAGTTTGGATAATATAACAAAtggtaaaaaagatttactaTCAGTCGCAAATCGCTATAGACGCGC GGCGA tATTAAGTTTATACTCATATGtgatatttatctttttatttcagctGCCGGCTGACACAGTTGTCATTCAAGAGAGacgaaaaaaagtaataaaagatCTAGGTTTAACCTTACAACCTTTCATTATAGTTGTTGGTCCACAAATTTCTGACATCGATAGTGCCTACGTTTGTGTCGACAAAATACTGTATAAGGTACCGTCAGTTCTTACAGCCTtgaatatatgttttaaaacttttcatGTTTTCAATGCAATATATCCACCGGAAAGTGAACATTTGTGGCTTCTGTTACaacgtatattatttatgttctCCACGAAATGGGACAAAATGGCCCCTTACGTTATGGAGATTATCACAGACATGTCTAATactgataaagaaaatagtgTATAG